A DNA window from Paraclostridium bifermentans contains the following coding sequences:
- a CDS encoding peptidase MA produces the protein MDNWIIKESQHYIFHYHKNSIAENMIDEIVEEQEDCFNHISRVLKIDFNIKINYYLCNSAEEVGALYGDNDPCNAFARKPNNIFAVFNEDVKCIGYHEDSHILSYSIATPQQVFVREGLAMYFDKYHWGISNSNWVSYFIYSDKYINISNLASNDEFYKNPWNITYPIAGAFTDYVITIYGIDKYIEFYKVLGSDFNAHFYKVFGIDVDEFEDEFIKYIKGLKNDKDLFDLLETLM, from the coding sequence ATGGATAATTGGATTATAAAAGAAAGTCAGCATTACATATTTCATTATCATAAAAATTCAATAGCTGAAAACATGATAGATGAGATAGTGGAAGAACAAGAAGATTGTTTTAATCACATATCGAGAGTATTGAAGATTGATTTTAATATTAAAATTAATTATTACTTATGTAACTCGGCAGAAGAAGTAGGGGCTTTATATGGAGATAATGATCCATGTAATGCTTTTGCAAGAAAACCTAATAATATATTTGCTGTTTTTAATGAAGATGTTAAATGTATTGGTTATCATGAGGATTCACATATTTTATCTTATTCAATTGCAACACCACAACAAGTATTTGTAAGAGAAGGGTTAGCAATGTATTTCGATAAATATCATTGGGGGATTAGTAACTCAAACTGGGTATCTTACTTTATATATAGTGATAAGTATATAAATATATCAAACTTAGCTTCAAATGATGAGTTTTATAAAAATCCATGGAATATAACGTATCCAATAGCAGGAGCTTTTACAGATTATGTTATAACCATATATGGAATAGACAAATATATAGAGTTTTATAAGGTTCTAGGAAGTGATTTTAATGCTCATTTCTATAAGGTATTTGGCATAGATGTAGATGAATTTGAAGATGAATTTATAAAATATATTAAAGGATTGAAAAATGATAAAGATTTATTTGATTTGTTAGAAACGTTAATGTAA
- a CDS encoding heavy metal translocating P-type ATPase, which translates to MKKINDFLNSFPMIIISGLFLGVSLLEHIGILGNFNFFIDPAWMSILISGLPLAWVAIERVVKNFNISSALLITIAMIACISIGEIFAAGEVAFIMAIGGWLEDRTVDRTKKGITQLLKLVPTKGRRINYKLDGTIKEEIVDPEELQVDDIIRVLPGETIPADGIIEFGQTSIDQSVMTGESLPVDKIKGDNVYTGTINCFGSIDIKVSKSFSDSSLNKMISLVKQAEDNKAPMQRTVDKFSAWFVPTACVIAIITYFVTKDITRAVTVLVVFCPCALALATPTSIVAAIGQATKFGVLIKSGEALERMGQINVVAFDKTGTLTHGNLAVSDVIPINVSVNELLKSVGSAEIRSEHPIGKAIVSFAKEKKIDLLDTEEFSMVVGKGVISKIQDKRVLCGNEKLMSEECVNISEKLNSVISELRGQGKAIVITAIQGSVIGIIALSDTIKENANSMIDKLLQSGISDTILLTGDNKKAAEYIGNKVGIKEIKSSLLPEDKVSEIANIQNRGQLICMVGDGVNDAPALKTATVGVAMGTIGSDIAIEAADIAIMGDDISKIGYIKRLSNATLKTIKFNIIAAMVINIVAIILSVMGLLNPVTGALVHNVGSVLVVLNAALLYDRKYIQ; encoded by the coding sequence ATGAAAAAAATTAATGATTTTCTTAATTCTTTTCCAATGATTATTATATCTGGATTATTTTTAGGAGTAAGCTTATTAGAGCATATCGGAATTTTAGGTAATTTTAATTTCTTTATTGATCCAGCATGGATGTCTATATTAATATCTGGACTTCCACTTGCATGGGTAGCAATTGAAAGGGTTGTTAAAAATTTTAATATTAGCTCTGCACTGCTTATTACAATTGCAATGATAGCATGCATCTCTATTGGAGAAATTTTTGCAGCAGGAGAGGTTGCATTTATAATGGCTATAGGGGGATGGCTTGAAGATAGAACAGTAGACCGTACTAAAAAAGGTATTACACAACTTTTAAAACTTGTCCCTACTAAAGGTAGAAGAATTAATTACAAACTAGATGGAACTATAAAAGAAGAAATTGTAGATCCAGAAGAATTACAAGTTGATGATATTATAAGAGTTTTACCAGGAGAGACTATTCCAGCTGATGGAATAATTGAATTTGGTCAAACATCTATAGATCAGTCTGTTATGACTGGAGAATCATTGCCTGTTGATAAAATTAAGGGAGACAACGTATATACAGGAACAATTAATTGTTTTGGTTCAATAGATATTAAAGTTAGTAAATCATTTTCAGATTCATCATTAAATAAGATGATATCATTAGTAAAACAGGCAGAGGATAATAAAGCTCCAATGCAAAGAACCGTAGATAAATTCTCAGCTTGGTTTGTACCAACGGCATGTGTTATAGCTATTATCACATATTTTGTAACTAAAGATATTACACGTGCTGTTACAGTTCTTGTAGTATTTTGTCCATGTGCACTAGCTCTTGCTACTCCAACATCTATTGTAGCTGCGATTGGTCAGGCAACAAAATTTGGAGTTTTAATAAAATCAGGTGAAGCACTTGAACGCATGGGTCAAATTAATGTGGTTGCATTTGATAAAACAGGTACATTAACTCATGGAAATCTAGCTGTTTCAGACGTTATTCCTATAAATGTTTCAGTAAATGAGTTGTTAAAAAGTGTAGGATCAGCAGAAATTCGATCAGAGCACCCTATTGGAAAAGCAATAGTTTCATTTGCAAAAGAGAAAAAAATTGATCTTTTGGATACAGAGGAATTTTCTATGGTTGTTGGAAAGGGAGTAATTTCTAAAATTCAAGATAAAAGGGTATTATGTGGAAATGAAAAGTTAATGTCTGAAGAGTGCGTTAATATATCTGAGAAGCTTAATAGTGTAATTTCAGAATTAAGAGGACAGGGAAAAGCTATTGTCATTACAGCAATACAAGGATCTGTTATAGGAATTATTGCGCTTTCGGATACAATAAAAGAAAATGCAAACAGTATGATAGATAAACTTTTACAAAGTGGAATTTCAGACACTATACTATTGACTGGAGATAATAAAAAGGCTGCTGAGTACATAGGAAATAAAGTTGGTATAAAGGAGATAAAATCATCATTACTTCCAGAAGATAAAGTATCAGAGATAGCTAATATTCAAAATAGAGGTCAATTGATATGTATGGTTGGTGATGGCGTTAATGATGCTCCAGCACTTAAGACGGCTACAGTTGGAGTTGCAATGGGAACTATAGGCAGTGATATTGCAATTGAAGCAGCTGATATTGCTATAATGGGAGATGACATTAGTAAAATAGGGTATATTAAACGACTATCTAATGCTACACTAAAAACAATTAAGTTTAATATTATTGCAGCTATGGTAATTAACATTGTTGCAATAATTTTATCGGTAATGGGATTACTTAATCCAGTAACTGGAGCTCTTGTTCATAATGTAGGCTCAGTATTAGTAGTATTAAATGCCGCATTATTATATGATAGAAAATATATACAATAG
- a CDS encoding S41 family peptidase gives MKISRLTLILLILTLTLSGCTNSNISDYDKNKKNISRNEAWIEDIDYLTKKLIDMHPNLFFKTTREEYQNKIDTLKKDIPKLNDDSINFRLNEIIASIGDAHTNYNPTISKEQSMDEKSYPVKFEWFGEELSIIYASKEYQDLLGMKLIGINDIPLDDILNKLSTAMSFENREWLKYKASNDIRRESILNHLGISNKDKIVYNLEDDNKLKINKTIDAIKYSEIMNLKGLDLKDIDSNRKKPVKEDIPINSSNAYWYKFIKEDKIFYIQYNACLDYGNDSSLPKFDEFSNELIENLQGNIDNIDKVVVDVRNNTGGNSSFMTNLSLKIKDAIGTNKISTYTIANRGTFSSGVFAIADLKKNLNATIVGSETGGNVIQYGNLGYIESPNNKGVISYSMEKYDFKEYANLQGDGGVIPDIEIKESFESYKNGIDDCYEYIKNIQ, from the coding sequence ATGAAAATATCAAGGTTGACTTTAATCTTATTAATATTAACCTTAACATTAAGTGGATGTACTAATTCAAACATTTCAGATTATGATAAAAATAAAAAAAATATATCTAGAAATGAAGCGTGGATAGAAGATATAGATTACCTAACTAAAAAGTTAATAGATATGCACCCTAACTTGTTTTTTAAAACAACAAGAGAAGAGTATCAAAATAAAATTGATACTCTTAAAAAAGATATTCCTAAGTTAAACGATGATTCTATAAATTTTAGGCTAAATGAAATAATTGCATCTATAGGAGATGCTCATACTAACTATAATCCGACTATATCCAAAGAACAATCTATGGATGAAAAGAGTTATCCTGTAAAGTTTGAATGGTTTGGAGAGGAATTAAGCATAATATATGCTAGTAAAGAGTATCAAGATTTACTTGGAATGAAATTGATAGGAATAAATGATATACCTCTAGATGATATATTAAATAAACTTTCAACTGCAATGTCTTTTGAAAACAGAGAATGGTTAAAATATAAGGCGTCTAATGATATTAGAAGAGAATCTATTTTAAATCATTTAGGAATATCAAATAAAGATAAAATTGTATATAACTTGGAAGATGATAATAAATTAAAAATAAACAAAACTATTGATGCTATTAAATATTCAGAGATTATGAATCTAAAAGGTTTAGATCTAAAAGATATAGATAGCAATAGAAAAAAACCAGTAAAAGAAGATATTCCTATTAATTCATCAAATGCATACTGGTATAAATTTATAAAAGAAGATAAAATTTTCTATATACAATATAATGCATGTTTAGATTATGGGAATGATTCATCACTTCCAAAGTTTGATGAATTTTCAAATGAACTTATAGAAAATTTACAAGGCAATATAGATAATATAGACAAAGTAGTTGTTGATGTCAGAAATAATACTGGTGGTAATAGTAGTTTTATGACTAATTTAAGCTTAAAAATAAAAGATGCTATAGGCACAAATAAAATATCTACATATACTATTGCTAACAGAGGAACTTTCTCATCAGGCGTATTTGCAATTGCAGATTTAAAAAAGAATTTAAATGCTACTATTGTAGGGAGCGAAACAGGTGGAAATGTAATCCAATATGGTAATTTAGGATATATAGAATCGCCTAATAATAAAGGTGTTATATCGTATTCAATGGAAAAGTATGATTTTAAGGAATATGCAAATCTACAAGGGGATGGAGGTGTAATACCTGATATTGAGATAAAGGAATCTTTTGAAAGCTATAAGAATGGAATTGATGATTGTTATGAATATATAAAAAACATACAGTAA
- a CDS encoding ASCH domain-containing protein, producing MKNEEKSVKDMWENYLNSIGECSKSSNKVYDSWHFCDNEKSANKLAGLVLDGIKKGTTSLYDLYKVDNEPIPKKDEYSVVTDWNGIAKCVIRTKEIFVLPFKDVDERLANIEGEGDKSLRYWREVHIDFFKRELEALNMEFTEAMLVVFEEFEVVYK from the coding sequence ATGAAGAATGAAGAAAAATCAGTAAAAGATATGTGGGAAAACTATCTAAATTCTATAGGGGAGTGTAGTAAGAGTAGTAATAAAGTTTATGATTCATGGCATTTTTGTGATAATGAAAAAAGTGCTAATAAACTAGCAGGTTTAGTATTAGACGGGATAAAAAAAGGAACTACATCCCTTTATGATTTATATAAGGTAGACAATGAACCAATACCAAAAAAAGATGAATATAGCGTTGTTACAGATTGGAATGGTATTGCAAAATGTGTTATAAGAACAAAAGAGATTTTTGTATTACCATTTAAAGATGTAGATGAAAGACTTGCAAATATAGAAGGAGAGGGAGACAAATCTTTAAGATACTGGAGAGAAGTACACATAGATTTCTTTAAAAGAGAACTAGAAGCATTAAATATGGAGTTTACAGAGGCTATGTTAGTTGTATTTGAGGAATTTGAAGTAGTATATAAATAA
- a CDS encoding PadR family transcriptional regulator — MELNKEILKGHIDTIVLSILKEKNCYGYEIAKQVREKSEFELKEGTMYLALKRMESKKLVESYWGNEQSSGGKRKYYNLTNEGYEFLKVKKTEWKFIKKVMNQFLGEEE; from the coding sequence ATGGAATTGAATAAAGAAATATTAAAAGGACATATCGATACCATAGTTCTTTCTATACTGAAAGAAAAAAACTGTTATGGATATGAAATTGCAAAACAAGTAAGGGAAAAAAGTGAATTTGAGTTAAAAGAAGGAACCATGTACCTTGCACTTAAAAGAATGGAGTCTAAAAAACTAGTTGAATCTTATTGGGGGAATGAGCAAAGTTCGGGAGGGAAAAGAAAATATTATAATTTAACGAATGAAGGTTATGAGTTTCTGAAAGTTAAAAAAACAGAGTGGAAATTTATTAAAAAGGTTATGAATCAATTTTTGGGAGAGGAAGAGTAA
- a CDS encoding GNAT family N-acetyltransferase, which yields MLITDRLAIRNLTIDDLDILYEYRNNKECSKYQRWEDTSKIYIEYLIDKEKYKIFGVDTGNFAIVNKTSNVIVGDIFFSIKDKTITLGYTIAPKYQRKGYAFEILSEVLLYIDKSFQDYETVALVDPLNEPSIKLLEKLEFVREEYIEKLKSFLYVKV from the coding sequence TTGTTAATTACTGATAGATTAGCTATTAGAAATTTAACTATTGATGACTTAGATATTTTATATGAGTATAGAAATAATAAAGAATGTAGTAAATATCAACGTTGGGAGGACACTTCAAAGATCTATATAGAATATTTAATAGATAAAGAGAAGTATAAGATATTTGGAGTAGACACTGGTAACTTCGCCATAGTAAATAAAACTTCTAATGTAATTGTTGGAGATATATTTTTTAGCATTAAAGATAAAACAATAACGTTAGGATATACAATAGCGCCTAAATATCAAAGAAAAGGATATGCATTTGAAATACTGTCAGAAGTATTATTATATATTGATAAAAGCTTTCAAGATTATGAAACTGTAGCACTAGTTGATCCACTCAATGAACCTAGTATAAAGCTATTAGAAAAGTTAGAGTTTGTAAGAGAGGAATATATTGAAAAGCTTAAAAGCTTTTTATATGTAAAAGTATAA
- a CDS encoding sugar phosphate isomerase/epimerase family protein, producing the protein MCKLVDKVNLSNFKVCLDIGHVNAHLEESLINWIENLGNRIGYVHLHNNNGKVDEHNGLDKGSIEISRVLENLEEHSPNAIWCLETCESDMESSYLILEKFINL; encoded by the coding sequence ATATGTAAATTAGTTGATAAAGTAAATTTAAGTAACTTCAAGGTCTGTTTAGATATTGGTCATGTTAATGCCCATTTAGAAGAATCACTAATTAATTGGATAGAAAATTTAGGAAACAGAATTGGATACGTTCACTTGCATAATAATAATGGAAAAGTAGATGAGCATAATGGATTAGATAAAGGGAGTATTGAAATATCTAGAGTATTAGAAAATTTAGAAGAGCACTCACCAAATGCTATCTGGTGCCTTGAAACTTGTGAGTCAGATATGGAAAGCTCTTACTTAATTTTAGAAAAGTTTATAAATCTTTAA
- a CDS encoding class I SAM-dependent methyltransferase — protein sequence MDIRKHNEIAWDNEVKIGNKWTIPVSSNDIEMAKKGEYKILLTPTKPVPKKWIGDVSGIQLLCLASGGGQQGPIFSALGANVTVFDNSNEQLSKDEMVANRDNLNINLEQGDMRDLSRFDNETFDFIFHAVSNCFIDNVEKVWRECYRVLKPGGVLIAGFGNPIAYIFDLYEWEKNNKLIVRNSIPYSDVEQLPKDQLEERIQTKDTLEFGHSLQSQIGGQIEAGFIISGFYEDKLGKGLLDNHIDTFIATKAIKL from the coding sequence ATGGATATAAGAAAACATAATGAGATTGCTTGGGATAATGAAGTTAAAATAGGGAACAAATGGACAATACCGGTAAGTTCTAACGATATTGAAATGGCTAAAAAAGGAGAATATAAAATACTATTAACACCAACAAAGCCTGTTCCTAAAAAATGGATTGGAGATGTATCAGGAATACAATTATTATGTCTTGCATCTGGAGGAGGTCAGCAAGGCCCAATATTTTCGGCACTTGGAGCCAATGTAACAGTTTTTGATAATAGCAATGAGCAATTATCAAAAGATGAAATGGTAGCAAATAGAGATAACTTAAATATAAATCTTGAACAAGGGGATATGAGAGATTTATCAAGATTTGACAACGAAACTTTTGACTTTATATTCCATGCAGTTTCGAATTGTTTTATTGATAATGTCGAAAAGGTATGGCGTGAATGTTATAGAGTTTTAAAACCAGGTGGAGTATTAATAGCAGGGTTTGGAAATCCCATTGCATATATATTTGATTTGTACGAATGGGAAAAAAATAATAAATTAATTGTCAGAAATAGCATACCTTACTCTGATGTAGAGCAACTTCCAAAGGATCAGTTAGAAGAAAGAATACAAACAAAAGACACATTAGAATTCGGTCATTCTCTACAGAGTCAAATCGGAGGTCAAATAGAAGCCGGTTTTATAATTAGTGGTTTTTATGAAGATAAATTAGGCAAGGGGCTATTAGACAATCATATAGATACATTTATTGCAACTAAAGCAATAAAACTGTGA
- a CDS encoding permease prefix domain 1-containing protein: MRLIDEYLDNLYKNGNNKSTLELKKEMRDHLIESVNDFKLQGLNEEEACRKAIERFDGGTEMQQELHNIIKELSLSLATHKSIIKGVRKILYFISIIACLTSGLMWCYNEGLQKNRNNLGKSFDEEIRKLAEKYDMTKVDEYKLELESLLNQDKYNKIKYFRLHVADMVDGNTSLSSSGVNAKTVYNKEIDSSMELMYTQYLGYNGKDFLDKSGNIINPDIFSEHFFYFESKTLIQTSVMLGVVTLISYFVLKFKISLT, translated from the coding sequence ATGAGATTAATAGATGAATATTTAGATAACCTATATAAAAATGGTAATAATAAAAGCACTTTAGAGCTAAAGAAAGAAATGAGAGATCATCTTATAGAGTCAGTGAATGACTTTAAGTTACAGGGGTTAAATGAAGAAGAAGCTTGCAGAAAAGCAATTGAAAGATTTGATGGTGGTACGGAAATGCAACAGGAATTACATAATATAATAAAAGAACTTTCTTTGTCTTTAGCTACACACAAATCTATAATAAAAGGAGTTAGAAAGATACTATATTTTATAAGTATAATCGCATGTTTAACTTCTGGACTTATGTGGTGTTATAATGAAGGTTTACAGAAAAATAGAAATAATTTGGGAAAATCATTCGATGAGGAAATAAGAAAATTAGCAGAAAAATATGATATGACGAAAGTAGATGAATATAAGTTAGAGCTTGAAAGTTTGCTTAATCAAGATAAGTACAATAAAATTAAATACTTTAGACTGCATGTAGCAGATATGGTAGATGGCAATACTAGTTTAAGTTCATCTGGAGTAAATGCGAAAACTGTATATAATAAAGAAATAGACAGTAGTATGGAACTTATGTACACACAATATTTAGGATATAACGGAAAAGATTTTTTAGATAAGAGCGGAAATATAATAAATCCAGATATTTTCTCAGAACACTTTTTCTACTTTGAATCAAAAACATTAATCCAAACTTCAGTTATGCTTGGAGTAGTTACGCTTATAAGTTACTTTGTATTAAAGTTTAAAATTTCTTTAACATAA
- a CDS encoding metal-sensing transcriptional repressor, with product MRQCMDSENLHRRIKKIIGQLNAIDKMVDKDIPCEDVLIQINAVKKAVHKVGQVVLEGHINHCVKDGIEHGDTEKTIKDFAKAIEHFSRMG from the coding sequence ATGCGCCAATGTATGGATTCAGAAAATTTGCATAGAAGAATAAAAAAAATAATAGGTCAATTAAATGCCATAGACAAAATGGTGGATAAAGATATACCATGTGAAGATGTATTAATTCAAATCAATGCAGTAAAAAAAGCGGTACATAAAGTGGGACAAGTAGTATTAGAAGGACATATAAATCATTGTGTCAAGGATGGCATTGAACATGGAGATACTGAAAAAACAATTAAAGATTTTGCAAAAGCAATAGAACATTTTTCAAGGATGGGATAG
- a CDS encoding ornithine cyclodeaminase gives METLKTRYIDLPTMAQYLKKVGPETVMKRLVPYLESDYKRWNEFQKMPRTAHHSDIGVLELMPIGDSETYSFKYVNGHPENPKHNYLTVMGIGLLAEVSTGFPLFLSELTLTTAIRTAATSVMAAKYLAKPNPKKMALIGNGCQSEFQALAFHHILGIEEIYCYDVDPKATSKLMDNLKDVNNLKLIKCNSTKEACKGVDIITTVTADKRNAIIITPDMVEPGMHINGVGGDCPGKTELDSEVLNMGDVYVEFEPQSRIEGEIQHMDENFKVTEIWNIIKTGKPIDRKLDEITIFDSVGFALEDFSILRLMYDIDKEENIGVPQILVPKLENPKNLYSLLGNKAINV, from the coding sequence ATGGAAACATTAAAAACAAGATATATAGATTTGCCTACTATGGCACAATATTTGAAAAAAGTTGGACCAGAAACTGTTATGAAACGTCTTGTTCCATATCTAGAAAGCGATTATAAACGTTGGAATGAGTTTCAAAAAATGCCAAGAACCGCACACCATAGTGATATCGGAGTACTTGAATTAATGCCTATAGGAGATTCAGAAACTTATTCATTTAAATACGTAAATGGACATCCTGAAAATCCTAAACACAATTATTTAACAGTAATGGGTATCGGTCTTTTAGCAGAAGTATCAACTGGATTCCCACTATTTTTAAGCGAATTGACATTAACAACAGCTATTCGTACAGCTGCTACTTCAGTAATGGCTGCAAAGTACTTAGCTAAACCCAATCCAAAGAAAATGGCACTAATAGGAAATGGTTGCCAAAGTGAATTCCAAGCCCTTGCTTTTCATCACATATTAGGTATAGAAGAAATTTATTGTTATGATGTAGATCCAAAAGCTACTAGTAAATTGATGGACAATCTAAAAGATGTAAATAACCTTAAGTTAATAAAATGTAATAGCACAAAAGAAGCATGCAAAGGTGTTGACATTATAACAACTGTTACTGCGGACAAAAGAAATGCTATAATTATTACCCCAGATATGGTTGAACCAGGTATGCATATAAATGGTGTTGGTGGAGATTGTCCTGGGAAAACTGAGCTAGATTCAGAAGTTCTTAATATGGGTGATGTCTATGTTGAATTTGAACCTCAAAGTCGTATAGAAGGAGAAATTCAGCATATGGATGAAAACTTTAAAGTAACTGAAATTTGGAATATAATTAAAACTGGAAAACCTATAGATAGAAAGCTTGATGAAATTACTATTTTTGACTCAGTAGGTTTTGCTTTAGAAGATTTTTCAATTTTACGATTAATGTATGATATTGATAAAGAAGAAAATATAGGAGTACCTCAAATTCTTGTACCAAAATTGGAAAATCCTAAAAATTTATATAGTTTGTTAGGAAATAAAGCTATTAACGTGTAA
- a CDS encoding peptidase M50 yields MGFIDFIVYPLVYIIFMPILTLIHELGHAIPALIFSKENITVNIGNSNLNRQIKLNRLLINLNGYRCVVDVSYGYVNWSQVNNKIKLICMILGGPLTTLIVSILLYICLVNVSLPFILMLVFNALFIFSAFQFLLTILPIKYFYNPYVGHTSDGYKILQQFKKENTNI; encoded by the coding sequence ATGGGATTTATAGATTTTATAGTATATCCATTAGTTTATATTATATTTATGCCCATACTAACTTTAATTCATGAGTTAGGGCATGCAATTCCAGCTTTGATTTTTTCAAAGGAAAATATAACTGTTAATATAGGAAACTCTAATTTAAATAGGCAGATAAAACTAAATAGATTGTTAATTAATCTAAATGGATACAGGTGTGTAGTCGATGTGTCTTATGGCTATGTTAATTGGAGCCAAGTAAATAATAAAATCAAGTTAATTTGCATGATTTTAGGAGGTCCTCTGACAACATTAATAGTTTCAATTTTGCTTTATATTTGTCTAGTAAATGTAAGCTTACCATTTATTCTAATGCTAGTATTTAATGCATTATTTATATTTAGTGCATTTCAATTTTTATTAACTATTTTGCCAATAAAGTATTTCTATAATCCTTATGTAGGACATACAAGTGATGGGTATAAAATATTACAACAGTTTAAGAAAGAAAATACTAATATATAA
- a CDS encoding DUF4932 domain-containing protein, with protein MINVEVNLQVEMMNIILYSSKYNNICKNIIGFAPIVDEKNSYTEEIDLYLKKFADHQIYAQLDKMIEKGFFLGRPMELYLSLNSANYLESKYELSEQSVCMSGGETYIEKFIKLFNDFRKDTEFDKFFHKNQSYYCNSISFMNNCLNRYSFVDELNNFFGVSNIIYNFIVSNLCKGNFGIHFKLKDKIHVYSIYTCYGLDINDESNDFDKDQLCNTIFHELSHPVINPLNQKYIKLINSYNNVYRYLKQYKDDKLAGYSDWEECVNEHIIRAIAIYMLKKHNKKEYVNNRIEYEYDLGYRYIKSIIKKLEYYENNRGIYNTLDDFYPDLIAVFSEKI; from the coding sequence TTGATAAATGTAGAAGTAAATTTACAAGTAGAAATGATGAATATTATTTTATATAGCAGTAAATATAATAATATTTGTAAAAATATCATTGGATTTGCACCTATTGTAGACGAAAAAAATTCATATACTGAAGAAATAGATTTGTACTTAAAAAAATTTGCAGATCATCAGATATACGCTCAATTAGATAAAATGATCGAAAAGGGATTTTTCTTAGGGAGACCTATGGAGTTGTATCTATCTCTAAACTCAGCAAATTATTTAGAAAGTAAGTATGAGCTAAGTGAACAATCTGTGTGTATGAGTGGTGGAGAAACATATATAGAGAAATTCATAAAACTTTTTAATGATTTTAGAAAAGATACTGAATTTGATAAGTTTTTTCATAAAAACCAAAGCTACTATTGTAATAGTATTTCTTTTATGAATAATTGTCTCAATAGATATTCATTTGTAGATGAATTAAATAATTTTTTTGGAGTTAGTAATATTATTTATAATTTTATTGTCAGTAATTTATGCAAAGGGAATTTTGGTATACATTTTAAATTAAAAGATAAAATACATGTGTATTCTATTTATACTTGTTATGGACTAGATATAAATGATGAAAGTAATGATTTTGATAAAGATCAGTTATGTAATACTATTTTTCATGAACTTAGTCATCCAGTGATAAATCCTTTAAACCAGAAATATATAAAATTAATAAATAGCTACAATAATGTATATAGATACTTAAAACAATATAAAGATGATAAACTTGCAGGATATAGTGATTGGGAAGAGTGTGTTAATGAACATATAATTCGGGCAATAGCTATATACATGTTAAAAAAACATAACAAAAAAGAATATGTAAATAATAGGATTGAATATGAGTATGATTTAGGGTATAGGTACATAAAAAGTATAATAAAAAAACTAGAATACTATGAAAATAATAGAGGTATTTATAATACTCTAGATGATTTTTACCCAGATCTAATAGCTGTATTTTCAGAAAAAATTTAA